A segment of the Corylus avellana chromosome ca2, CavTom2PMs-1.0 genome:
TTTTctcatcctcttcttcttcttcttcttcttcttccccccCTGCTTTCTAAGGAAAGACTAATGGAAGACCAAAGGGATATcgatgtattttttttatttttgatagaCAAAAagatatatgtatattttttttaaaaaaaaaaaaaattgaacttttacTCTGTACTAGGGTTTTAACATGGGTGTTTAAATGAATCTGGAGTTTAGGTTAATTTCTGAATGGAAAATTaattgtatataattttttattattattaaaaaggcGAGTAAAGATATCAAGGAAGGACAAAAAGTTTTGTTAAATatcttttaataagtaacaaattATGGTTAAATTTGTTAATACAGTAGATATTTGTTGTTTAGAATGTCCTTAATTTTTTGCTTCTTATTCAGAATAGTTTATGGCCGGATAATTATAATCCAATTTGGgcagtcttatatatatatatatatgacatatagTCTTTGTAATATTTGAACTAATTAAGGACATGTagctgaaaaaaaataaaaataaagacaaactTGATGTGGGCTGTTAATTAGTTTATGGGgttaaaagttataatattaattaaatgattaaatttaaagTTGTAATTTATAAGGTATTAGAGCTTTAGCCTCACTTATAAAATAAGAGTTTAAGCTAGCCTAAACCTAATTAAAAGAGTATTAGAATACTAATTAAGCGATTAAAttcattctttttgaaaaataattcacATGTTAATTACACTTTTATGTAAAAATATTTACAGTTACCAAATGCTTGAGAGCGGAGGATGCTTTAGTTATGCTTCGTTCCTACAGAAGCAGATTTGATATTCTTATAAGTGACCTACACATGCCTGGTATGGATGGATTTAAGCTTCTTCAAATCATTGGATTAGAGATGGCCGATTTGCCTGTTATAGGTAATTAACTTTTGTTTAATTCCCTCATAACATGTTAATTATTTTGCCTTTTACTAGCTAGCTTGGAGATTAATTATTAATGCCATTAatccaatattttttatttttattattttgttacttaGTGATCTCATCGGATGATGACTATAACACTATTCAGAAAGGTCTTATCAATGGAGCTTGCGATTTTCTAGTGAAGCCTATCCCAATGGAAGCTCTAAAAATGGTGTGGAAATATGTGGTTTGCAAGAGAAGAATGAAGTTGGAAGAAGTGcagaagcagcagcagcagcagctatGGAATGTGGGACACTACTACGGTGATGTGCATTTGAGGCTGCCATATAGAGATCATCAACACAATCTATTACCCCTAAATGAAGGTATTAAAAGATTGAAAAGGGGAACGGATGGTGATGAAGATGAATGCAAGGCCTCTGGTGATCATGATCATGTGGTTGGAGCAAAAAAATCACGGATGATTTGGACAGCGGATCTTCATCATAAGTTTGTGGCAATTGTGAATGAACTAGGCCTTAAAAGTACGTATGATCAATCCTTTCCTAACCATAAGCTTGATgatgataattttttcttagcttcttggttatatatatgttcttaattaAGAACAATTAATTGATGATAGTTTTCAAGGAAGAACAAAATGTTTTGCGGAAAagttcatataatatatatatatatatatatatatagtggtttTCTCCTAATTAGCAGGAAGCTGGAAATAGAAATACTGGTGTTAAAAGTTTCCTAAAATGGATAATTAATTTCCTATTTGTGTTGTTGTAACTTCAAAAGAGTCTTAGTTTATGATTGTTTGAGTattagtgttagaatattaattaaataattaaatttattatttctttcttgtttaaaCTTTTAATGATAAGTGATTATTTAGAGTAATACTACAAGTCCTTCTTATGTCCCTATTAGGATAATataactcttaaaatcaccattaagcttatgattgatcattattgaattttaatcaaatggtgattttaaaagccaactCATTTTTGAAGAGATACAAGAAGGATACAAGAGGAATTTGTAAAATTACTCAATTATTTAATATAGATGGTATTGATAAGGATAAGATTAGGGCATCCTTTTCACTATCAAAGCAAACGTGTTAAGTTCAAACATTATCTccgttatttatttttcattttaattaaatattgttcGTATTATCTTAAGCttgcttttgagataagtggtgcTGGCCCGGCCCTTTcctccctatatatatataattacataATTATTGTCTTCTCTTGATGAAGGGGCTGTCCCCAAGAAAATTTTGGAACGCATGCAAGCAATGGGGGTCCCAAACCTTACAAGAGAAAAGGTTGCCAGCCATCTTCAGGTAATAgtttttttctgtttaattGGGTCATGAGATAATTCCTTCTGTGAAGGACAATGATCATGGACAGTTTCCCTGGTCTCCATTGTTACAGAAATACCGTATATATCTTCAAAAACAGAAAGACGATGCCCTGCAAAAAACAGATCAACATTTGGCGCCACTCAGGCGTCCTCAAGAAATTCCTCCTCTTGGACCCCCTCCTCCACATACATTTAATCATCATGCACAGATGATGAACACATATCCAAATCATCAGCTAGATTTGTTAACACAATTCCAACGAGCTCGAACAGTGAGGAGCATCATCAGAAGCTCTCAACTTAACAATATTGTAACTACTCATGAAGAATTTCAGAATTTACCAGTGCCTGTTGAAGCCCACCATGGACAGAACAAGCCTTTGACAACAACCCAGATGGCTGATGATCAAACTCCGACGAGCGAGCAGATATGGAATGAGATCAAGGGAGCAGATCATGTGGCTGCCAAGGAAATCGATGGCTCAACATGCACCACAAAATCTGAATTGCCGGGGCTTCATGATATTGCTCCtcgtcctcctcctcctcttcacGATACTTCTGGAGATTTtagtttcttcttcaaaaataatGCTCTTCGGAGATCTTCTGGAGATTGTGGGTTGCTCTTGAATGAATATACGCTTTTCCGGGATAATTCTGAAGATTATAGTTCCCTCTGGAATGAGATTTGCCCTCCTTCCCAAGGATAATGCTAGCTTCCATGTACGTCGGAGATGGTTTTGCCCTCATTAATTGTTACTCCCAaacaatattgttaatttgatcACTTCTTTTGATCTGGTTAGTGacaatgcatatatatactaGTGATCGATGTGTAATATtttatctatataatttttaaacttgttTTCATAGTTTAGAAGAtaacatataaacaaatatcaaatatgacagtctaaaataaaaattaataacatcgGCCGGCCGGTAGTggttcaaaacttcaaatgaaTGAGCTGGCCCAATAGTATTTTGACACACAATTTAAGGGATTACAGGAGACGGCAGTTTTTGAGGCAATTCAGTGAATGGCTGCCTGGAGAAACTCCTACTGCAACTGTAAAAGAAACTAAAAGCCACAACAGGAAggttatatatatgtacaaaagTATGTCCAACCTAAGCAAGGTTGCAAGTTCGGCCAAGCTGGGATTATCAGGTTTTGTACCTGTCAAAACTCTTGATAAATGTCAGAGCATTTGGCCAAATTAAAACCAATTTTTCATCACTATTGTCCAAGGAACTGAGGTTTGGGCAGTCTGTTGTTTGTTGTTTAAGTTCAGAGGTGCAATCAGGAGCCTTGCCTGACTCTAAGCTAATTAATCTATTGCCACCACACAAAAGATTCTGCAAAGAAGCTTATTTTGGCCTGAATATCTTAATATACTCAAAACTTTTCATGAAGTGTCGTTTATTGTTCAAACAACACTTTTTATATAATGTCGTTTTGAGGCTAAACAACACTTCATGAAAAGTGCcgttttactgttcaaacaaCACTTTTCATTCAATATCTTGTGAATAGTAACGACACAATTCTTTAAGTGTCGTTTGAGCTCAAACGACATCAAATAGTGTCGTTTGAGCTCAAACAACATCAAATAGTGTCGTTTGAATAGTAAACAACACTATTACTGATTCTCAACCGcatgtttgttgttgtttagcAAAGGacactattcaaacgtcactaAATGAAAACAACACTATTCAAGTGTCActaaaggtgttttttttttttgtagttctAGATGTATTAACATAGCTGAGCTGATACTTTTTATTCTACTCTCATACATCAGCCTTGATTTTCTGCCCTTTATTCACACATTGCTTTCTAACTTTTATAACATGTTTAGGATCTGGCCTCTTGGATAGCATACAAATATGAATggttttgggggcattacataGTTTTTTCACGTTCATAAGGTCATGCCGTCATGATACATAGTTTTTTCAAGTTCATAAGGTCATGCCGTCATGACAAGATACTTGGAAACAGTACTAGCTATTGGCCTATTTGTTGAAGTCTAAACTTTATTGTAAAAGCAAGAACAATAAGTTacaaaaatgtataaaacaacGTTACAATTCAAACCCTCAAaagaatttttctaaaataaaaaagaagaaaaagaaaaagaaaagggatgaTATAATATGTCCTAGCAGATAAttagttttgagaaaaatcaTATCAATAAAAAGTAATCCTATCAGCAGTAAGGCAACGATATATCCTCTTACCAGTAATCTCCACAAGAACATTTCCCATCTTTAAAATGGTGAAATCTACTAGCATCACGTACAATAATATCTCGATTTTTGATCTCCGATATGTACTTTATGGCAACATGGCAATCACTGCATACACGCAAGTTCTTCATCACCCTTATAGGCACACCTGTAGGAGTGTTCAATAAAGCAAAAGCAATTGCCAACTTTTCACTATGGTTTGCCAAGTTGTATTCTTTCTCCTCATTATCCATGTCATGCAAAACAGCTCCTGTATCAGGCACATAACCACTCAACTTCATCTCAGATATTAACTCTTTCAGATACAAACCAATCTCCACCGATTGTGGATGGGATTTATCACCCGTGTAGAACTGGTGAACTTCATTTTTCACTTCCAGCCAGCTTATACCTGGTTCCTTCTTCACCTTCCTATCTCTCATGGCTTTTCTCACCTCAGAAACATCCTGCCACCTTTTAGCAGAAGCATGAATGTTTGAAAGTAGCACATAAGGAGCTGACTCCAGAGGATAAAGCCTAATAACTTCCTCAGCAATCCTTTTTGCCATGTCTGCATTCTTGTGGATTTTGCAGGCAGATAGCAAAGTTTTCCATATGATAGCATCTGGTTTTATGGGCATTGATCTTATCATAGCCTCTGCTTCCTCCAAACAGCCAGACCGACCAAGCAGGTCAACCACACATGTATAGTGTTCTAGTCTAGGTTTCAGTCCATATTTTTTAACCATCACGTCAAAGAATTCAATCCCTTTATCTTTCAGACCAGAATGACTACAAGCATATAGCAAGTTCAGGAATGTAACATCATTCACCTCCAACTCTTCTAGTTCCATACGTTCAAACAGTCTGATGGCTTCCTCTCCTTTCCCGTGAAACCCATAAGCAACAATCATAGCAGTCCACGAAACAACATCCATCTGTTCGCATTCCAAGAAAGCTTTCACGGAGTCTTCCAAACTCCCACATCTTGAATACATGCTAATTAATGAGGAAATCACAGCAACTACTGAACAAGCCCCAGCTTTGATTGCTTCAGCATGAATCTGTTGACCCTGTCCAAGTGTTGCCAGGTCCGAACATGCACTAATAACACTCACAAATGTAATCTTATCGGGTCCAAAACCTGCCATTTTCATCATATTATACTGCTCCAGCACTTCCTCAGAATGCCCATTTTGAGCTTTTCCCGCAATAAGCGTATTCCAAGCAACCACATTGCGAGTTGGCATCAACTTAATCACTTTCTCTCCTTCTTCTAAGCTTCCAGACTTCATATACATATGAGCCAAAGAACTCCCAACAACCAAATTTAACACAAACCCACATTTCACCACATATGCATGAATCTGCCGCCCTGCATCACAAGCTCTCAACCCTGCACACCCCCTGAGCACACTTCCCAGAGTGAACTCATCAGGCAAAAACCCCAACTCGTGCATTTCTGAAAACAAACTCAGCCCCTGTTCATTAAACTCGAATTGGGTTAACCCCATGACCATCGCATTCCATGTCGCCACATTTCTCTCagacatttcatcaaacaccttCTGGGCACTCTCCAAATTTCCACCTTGCACATACCCATTAATCAAAATGTTACAAGACATTATGTTTCTTTTAGACATATTATCAAACAGTTTCACAGCCGTTTGTAAATCTCCGATTTTGGAGTACATGTTGAGGAGGTGATTGGAAACAAACTTGTCTGAGGAACACCCAGATGTAATTATCATAGAATGGAGCTGTCTTCCTACTGATACAGCCTTTGGGGGTATGCATGCCTGGACGAGATTAGAGAAGAGAGGTGGGTCTGAAAATATCTCAGATTTGAACCTCTCAAACGCTTCTTTTACGCGGCCTCTGGAGCAGAGGTTGTTGAACTCTTCTCTATATTTAGAGACAGAGTCGCTAAGTTTATAGGGGGTTTTGGCGGTGTTTGTGGAGAAAAAGAGTTTTGGGTTGTTCAGGGCACTGAGTAAGGAAGAGAAGCCGAGAGAACAGAGACAACACTTGCCCATACATTTGGTTTGCCTTCGCCCTTCTGTGAGCAGTGGAAACAATGTTGAAGAGACAACACATCACCTATTAGAGACAGAGTCGCTAAAAGTTTTGGCAGTTTTGGCGATGTCTGTGgagaaaaatcatttaaatgaattttttcttttttcttttttttttttttaaatttaaaaaatcaattattaaatttatagacttATATAAATTTCatgcaaatttaataataaagttattcatccactataaaaaataattaaaaaataaataaattttatcattttctattcgTATAAGGCATTGGGCGATGACAAATACAAAACTTGCCCTAACATGTGACCTGTCACTTGTGGaaacaaagttaaaaaataaaaaataaaaaaaaataaaaaagtgaattttGTAATAAAGACACATTACAATAGTTTGGATactaattggaataaattaataattcaaTATGGAATTAGAATAATTTTAGATACTGATCGAAACGATTAATAGTTTGTTGTAGAATTAATTACAAATGCATTGATAATTTAGGATGATGAAATGTAATTttctttacccaaaaaaaaaaaaaaaaaaaaaaactctcaatggTTTAGCAATTCAGTCTTGTTTTAGCTAGAGTGGCTATTATTTGTGTAATGAATAATGTCTATCGAAGAGATTCTAAATTGCATCTATGGACTATGATATTGTAATTTAAGAGCAATCGGCCCTGGTTGACTTatcaataaatatattttatgttaaaaaaataataataattcaatcaaAAGCAAGTCAATTGTCAACATTATAAAGGATGGCCTATGATTTCAAAGACGTAGCACctttaaaaactttattaaatataacaaaacaaaattttgaccgTAAAAATGaatcatctctatttcatttgacaTGAAGAATATTTTCATCCAAAGTGACCTAAATTTTCTTGATGTGTATGATTTATCCTATTTTTCTCACcacctctttctctctgttgAAGTTGGGAATATGTCTTACCCATAATTGAagctactttctttttttttttaatcttattagtAAAAACTTCATCCTTATCAAAGATTTTACCAAACCAACTCAAAGATCATCTCAGCTTGcttaagaaaggaaaagatgGAGGCGTATAGCATTCCAAAATTATCAAGACAAACCCAAAGGACACCTACTATATGaatccttttctttctttttttcttttttcttctttttttatcttaGGTAATCAAAATGGATCCATATTGGCCCATGGCAAACTCAAAATGCACTAGGGAAGCCGTCTCgaaagttataaaataaataaattaaatatagggaaagtttacttttctaaattttcatcacttttgcaattttttttcaaagttcaaaaactctcaatttaatgtatcgaactttaaaaaatttgcaatatcatCCTTCTGTAAGAATTTTCCATTAAACCCTAACAATGGGTgagaaatttccaaaataccctttttaaaaaaaaattaatcgtaatttaaagataatgttgtaattttataaagtaGGGCTATAAGGGTCattttatccttttgaatgtttgatttaactgcaaaTCCTAACGGGAGGGGTGtgattgcaaaaaataaaaagtttgatacactaaattaagagtttttgaatttgaagaaagaaattgtAAAAGTAATGGAAGTTCAGagagttaagtgaagttttctttaaaatttatatcTATGAAAGGGCTATAAGGATAATTTTGTACTTTTATAAAGTTAAGgaagttaagtgaagttttctctaaaATCTATATACTAATGGTAATTTAAGGacaattttgtaattttataaagtttACAGGGCTATAGGGGTCATTATCCTTTGAACGTTTGATTTAACCCCAAATCTTAACGAAGAGGGGTTggattgcaaaaaattgaaagtttgaaacattaaattaagagtttttaaattttaagaaagatattacaaaagtgatgaaagtaaAGGGAGTTAAGTGGAGTTTTTTCTAAAATCTATATCTATGAAAGGTAAATGCTTATGAGGGGGAAAACAAATTATGAGTGTTAATAGAGATcctacaacttttactacaaattaACACAGCTATCCATATGGCATTTATTGCGGTAGTtactaaataatttaatttacctaccaaattttattgcttaatcTTTTCACTCATATTGTGCTACATTACACTAGCGGACTACAAGAAAAATTTGTAAGACGTTGTAATAGAAATTGTAGTACTTAGTATAGTacccaaacatttttcaaaaaagatatatttaaaaaatgagagaaagcaaagagaaagaaagtacACACACTAAAATTATTTCAATAATGTTCAAGATCCATTTGTAGATTCTCGAATAAACTctcacctaaaaaaaaaaaattcgaaaacttACTAGAAACAAGAAGTCATGCATCatagacaaagttttttttttttttaaactgggttggaagaattttctttaacctagtttataaaagtgagaTGTGTCTCTAAACAtttgagatgcacatatttttttggggaaagtccacttaaccccctcaaactaccactcaattgacaatgtcccccccaaactttcaattgtgacaatgtcccccccaaactaccaaaaattgtcaatgttccccccaatgacaaaattacccttagtaaaatataaacaaaaatactaaaacttctagaaaaaacctaaaactaacaaaaaaaaatccaaacttggccaattttttcttttttaaaatcaattttataagaaaaaaatttcgatttttttttttttttataaaaattgaaaattttcgttttttttttattttatgtttgttttataattttatttaaataaaaatttgcatttaaaaaaataaaattttcgtttaataaaatgaaattttttgttttttaaaactaaataaaaaaaaaagttttttaaaaaaaataaaaatttccgtttaaaaaaaaaataaaaatttttgtttaaaaaattgttttttttttttaaatattattttcaaattaaaatttttcgtttttttaaaaaatcaattttttttttttaatgatataggggtatttttgtcttattgagtaatttataagggcatttttgtcttattactaatcttgggggggacattgacaatgttttagtagtttggaagggacattatcacaattgaaagtttggagggatATTGTAAttttgagtggtagtttgaggggatataTAGACTTtaccaacccaaaaaaaaaaaaagaaaaaaaagcgaTTTCCTTTGCATTCCATAAATGAAGCTTTTCCGTTGGTCGTTGATTTTTGATGAATTGACGTAAAAATATCATATTGATAATGATGCTGATTCATAATATCAGGAACGAAAACGCTCCTGGTACAACTtgttttaaattcttttataaattgtcaaaattgatgtgacaatttACATATTATTATCGACAGATTagttacaattaaatttaattgtttaatatttgATATGATAAGTATTACATAGGTTTATAAATTGACATGGCCAGACTAAGTCCATGTAATATTACCACAccaatcataatcaaatttaatttggcaagaattttttttgaaattagttTAAAAAANNNNNNNNNNNNNNNNNNNNNNNNNNNNNNNNNNNNNNNNNNNNNNNNNNNNNNNNNNNNNNNNNNNNNNNNNNNNNNNNNNNNNNNNNNNNNNNNNNNNAAGTAATCCTATCAGCAGTAAGGCAACGATATATCCTCTTACCAGTAATCTCCACAAGAACATTTCCCATCTTTAAAATGGTGAAATCTACTAGCATCACGTACAATAATATCTCGATTTTTGATCTCCGATATGTACTTTATGGCAACATGGCAATCACTGCATACACGCAAGTTCTTCATCACCCTTATAGGCACACCTGTAGGAGTGTTCAATAAAGCAAAAGCAATTGCCAACTTTTCACTATGGTTTGCCAAGTTGTATTCTTTCTCCTCATTATCCATGTCATGCAAAACAGCTCCTGTATCAGGCACATAACCACTCAACTTCATCTCAGATATTAACTCTTTCAGATACAAACCAATCTCCACCGATTGTGGATGGGATTTATCACCCGTGTAGAACTGGTGAACTTCATTTTTCACTTCCAGCCAGCTTATACCTGGTTCCTTCTTCACCTTCCTATCTCTCATGGCTTTTCTCACCTCAGAAACATCCTGCCACCTTTTAGCAGAAGCATGAATGTTTGAAAGTAGCACATAAGGAGCTGACTCCAGAGGATAAAGCCTAATAACTTCCTCAGCAATCCTTTTTGCCATGTCTGCATTCTTGTGGATTTTGCAGGCAGATAGCAAAGTTTTCCATATGATAGCATCTGGTTTTATGGGCATTGATCTTATCATAGCCTCTGCTTCCTCCAAACAGCCAGACCGACCAAGCAGGTCAACCACACATGTATAGTGTTCTAGTCTAGGTTTCAGTCCATATTTTTTAACCATCACGTCAAAGAATTCAATCCCTTTATCTTTCAGACCAGAATGACTACAAGCATATAGCAAGTTCAGGAATGTAACATCATTCACCTCCAACTCTTCTAGTTCCATACGTTCAAACAGTCTGATGGCTTCCTCTCCTTTCCCGTGAAACCCATAAGCAACAATCATAGCAGTCCACGAAACAACATCCATCTGTTCGCATTCCAAGAAAGCTTTCACGGAGTCTTCCAAACTCCCACATCTTGAATACATGCTAATTAATGAGGAAATCACAGCAACTACTGAACAAGCCCCAGCTTTGATTGCTTCAGCATGAATCTGTTGACCCTGTCCAAGTGTTGCCAGGTCCGAACATGCACTAATAACACTCACAAATGTAATCTTATCGGGTCCAAAACCTGCCATTTTCATCATATTATACTGCTCCAGCACTTCCTCAGAATGCCCATTTTGAGCTTTTCCCGCAATAAGCGTATTCCAAGCAACCACATTGCGAGTTGGCATCAACTTAATCACTTTCTCTCCTTCTTCTAAGCTTCCAGACTTCATATACATATGAGCCAAAGAACTCCCAACAACCAAATTTAACACAAACCCACATTTCACCACATATGCATGAATCTGCCGCCCTGCATCACAAGCTCTCAACCCTGCACACCCCCTGAGCACACTTCCCAGAGTGAACTCATCAGGCAAAAACCCCAACTCGTGCATTTCTGAAAACAAACTCAGCCCCTGTTCATTAAACTCGAATTGGGTTAACCCCATGACCATCGCATTCCATGTCGCCACATTTCTCTCagacatttcatcaaacaccttCTGGGCACTCTCCAAATTTCCACCTTGCACATACCCATTAATCAAAATGTTACAAGACATTATGTTTCTTTTAGACATATTATCAAACAGTTTCACAGCCGTTTGTAAATCTCCGATTTTGGAGTACATGTTGAGGAGGTGATTGGAAACAAACTTGTCTGAGGAACACCCAGATGTAATTATCATAGAATGGAGCTGTCTTCCTACTGATACAGCCTTTGGGGGTATGCATGCCTGGACGAGATTAGAGAAGAGAGGTGGGTCTGAAAATATCTCAGATTTGAACCTCTCAAACGCTTCTTTTACGCGGCCTCTGGAGCAGAGGTTGTTGAACTCTTCTCTATATTTAGAGACAGAGTCGCTAAGTTTATAGGGGGTTTTGGCGGTGTTTGTGGAGAAAAAGAGTTTTGGGTTGTTCAGGGCACTGAGTAAGGAAGAGAAGCCGAGAGAACAGAGACAACACTTGCCCATACATTTGGTTTG
Coding sequences within it:
- the LOC132169151 gene encoding two-component response regulator ARR14-like; this encodes MDTNTTKEGEGKAMLMTKNKFPFGLRVLLVDDDRTSLQVWGRMLQACGYQVTKCLRAEDALVMLRSYRSRFDILISDLHMPGMDGFKLLQIIGLEMADLPVIVISSDDDYNTIQKGLINGACDFLVKPIPMEALKMVWKYVVCKRRMKLEEVQKQQQQQLWNVGHYYGDVHLRLPYRDHQHNLLPLNEGIKRLKRGTDGDEDECKASGDHDHVVGAKKSRMIWTADLHHKFVAIVNELGLKRAVPKKILERMQAMGVPNLTREKVASHLQKYRIYLQKQKDDALQKTDQHLAPLRRPQEIPPLGPPPPHTFNHHAQMMNTYPNHQLDLLTQFQRARTVRSIIRSSQLNNIVTTHEEFQNLPVPVEAHHGQNKPLTTTQMADDQTPTSEQIWNEIKGADHVAAKEIDGSTCTTKSELPGLHDIAPRPPPPLHDTSGDFSFFFKNNALRRSSGDCGLLLNEYTLFRDNSEDYSSLWNEICPPSQG
- the LOC132171550 gene encoding pentatricopeptide repeat-containing protein At2g41080-like, with the translated sequence MGKCCLCSLGFSSLLSALNNPKLFFSTNTAKTPYKLSDSVSKYREEFNNLCSRGRVKEAFERFKSEIFSDPPLFSNLVQACIPPKAVSVGRQLHSMIITSGCSSDKFVSNHLLNMYSKIGDLQTAVKLFDNMSKRNIMSCNILINGYVQGGNLESAQKVFDEMSERNVATWNAMVMGLTQFEFNEQGLSLFSEMHELGFLPDEFTLGSVLRGCAGLRACDAGRQIHAYVVKCGFVLNLVVGSSLAHMYMKSGSLEEGEKVIKLMPTRNVVAWNTLIAGKAQNGHSEEVLEQYNMMKMAGFGPDKITFVSVISACSDLATLGQGQQIHAEAIKAGACSVVAVISSLISMYSRCGSLEDSVKAFLECEQMDVVSWTAMIVAYGFHGKGEEAIRLFERMELEELEVNDVTFLNLLYACSHSGLKDKGIEFFDVMVKKYGLKPRLEHYTCVVDLLGRSGCLEEAEAMIRSMPIKPDAIIWKTLLSACKIHKNADMAKRIAEEVIRLYPLESAPYVLLSNIHASAKRWQDVSEVRKAMRDRKVKKEPGISWLEVKNEVHQFYTGDKSHPQSVEIGLYLKELISEMKLSGYVPDTGAVLHDMDNEEKEYNLANHSEKLAIAFALLNTPTGVPIRVMKNLRVCSDCHVAIKYISEIKNRDIIVRDASRFHHFKDGKCSCGDYW